One Octopus sinensis linkage group LG20, ASM634580v1, whole genome shotgun sequence DNA window includes the following coding sequences:
- the LOC115222449 gene encoding peroxisome assembly protein 12, with product MAEHAAHLTNTTSNKRPSIFEILAQDSLNRVIQPAVKRAVRVFAEQFPDKYGWLITYFNEIYACLDLFIQNYYLYRYGGSFTEQFYGIKRITNSEKTLKHLPKNVHLKSLLFLVIVPYVREKWKLSYEYFKESQHQHTPSIYRQIRIHPMKTALLSVFPHINGLWEFFILLFELGYIFQHTNWSSPDHYFAGVQLVADSEGNDVFSKADSKKTNFQLLFCSNFFTSFMNLLKYLFKITSFGLSTGLSVAVFFLQFLDYWYNTQNKMNSPVALTALPIPPKPVKLKLPAGCSYSTCPLCKKTRTNDTVLSVTGFVFCYPCIYDYVSEYKCCPITKYPSNIQHLVRIYSSE from the exons ATGGCAGAACACGCTGCGCATTTAACTAACACCACGTCAAATAAAAGACCGTCAATATTCGAAATCCTTGCACAGGATAGTCTAAACAGAGTAATACAACCAGCAGTGAAACGTGCCGTGCGG GTTTTTGCAGAGCAATTTCCAGACAAGTATGGATGGCTTATAACATATTTTAATGAGATATATGCTTGCCTGGATCTCTTCATTCAGAATTATTATTTATACAGATATG GTGGATCATTTACAGAACAGTTTTATGGAATAAAACGTATAACAAATAGTGAAAAGACTCTTAAGCATCTCCCGAAGAATGTTCATTTAAAGTCTCTATTATTTTTG GTAATTGTTCCATACGTCAGAGAAAAATGGAAACTCAGTtatgaatatttcaaagaaagTCAGCACCAGCATACACCTAGCATTTATAGACAG ATCAGAATTCATCCAATGAAGACTGCTCTGTTAAGTGTCTTTCCCCATATCAATGGATTGTGGGAATTCTTCATATTGTTGTTTGAACTAGGCTACATTTTCCAACATACAAACTGGTCATCTCCGGACCACTATTTCGCTGGTGTACAACTAGTAGCAGACTCTGAAGGAAATGACGTCTTCTCAAAAGCCGATTCTAAGAAGACAAATTTCCAATTATTGTTTTGTAG taatttttttacaaGTTTCATGAATCTTCTGAAATACCTGTTCAAAATAACATCGTTTGGTTTGTCTACTGGGCTATCTGTTGCAgtatttttccttcaatttctggaTTACTGGtataacacacaaaataaaatgaaCTCACCTGTTGCTCTGACAGCTCTACCTATCCCTCCAAAACCTGTGAAG ttgaAATTACCTGCTGGCTGTTCATATTCAACATGCCCTCTTTGTAAAAAGACAAGAACTAATGACACCGTGCTAAGTGTCACTGG GTTTGTATTCTGCTATCCCTGCATCTATGATTACGTGAGTGAATACAAATGCTGTCCTATAACTAAATACCCATCAAATATTCAACACCTCGTCAGGATATACTCATCTGAATGA